From Streptomyces qinzhouensis, one genomic window encodes:
- a CDS encoding SdrD B-like domain-containing protein — protein MRLRALLRLGLSGLLLAGGGTGIVLTGAGQAGAAAPDGTLTVEVLRDFFGTGVINATMDVPQRGMRVDVTDPAGNRVTGVTDVTGRVVVPPSSRLTGGRYRVDVTVPGTYRHLRAAPASTAPNHFDSFTSFVDVSDGKDDSVTTGVWNPADYALPESRYFVPIQSGAGGTDTRALVAFGTEARGTCPAQEACPEVLNTQDQVGTTYGLAYDRYREQLFQSAFARRFTEYGPKGGNAIYITPADGGGAPTLFATVPGATETPHDTNNLIKDAGFTDAPGKESIGGLALSEDGSTLWAVNLLTRSLVGFDATGATASAPEKTVRIPDPGCTSDGDWRPFSVAAHDGKLYVGGVCSAESTGKRADLKAVVATYDGEDFTTVLSQRLDFERGSVLTGRPEEQGRYWNPWNTDLADWDSFSAGGPMINPQPALASMAFARDGSLILGFRDRFMDVVSWGGLDPRPGRDTPQNGMSGGDINMACAKPTGGYDWEGTGICPDHATDPTLDGVQPGSVVEYFPGDFFPNGGSATRPGPHQESALGSVAYIPQQQWIVSTQMDPTGRVITNGTGYYNVATGLGPGNDPVNNAYEFIGPNQNGFGKAGGLGDIAYAAANAPIQIGNVVWYDGDRNGLQDPGHVLLPGATISLLDAEGDEVATTTTNDAGEYYFGGVGADYELKPGAKYTVQFDVCTADTSKVPGQPAATDLRFTLPRAGDDRVHDSNVTPPTSGRLCNGYAPVTAPATPGGVDHTIDAGVHIPKPVSPTPTPSATPSPTPSATPTPPATPSPSQSAGPAPSGRTPQGSLGRTGMAGLGGILAVAVVLLGAGAAAVVVTRQRRARHR, from the coding sequence ATGCGATTACGTGCACTACTACGGTTGGGGCTGTCCGGCCTGCTCCTGGCAGGGGGCGGCACGGGTATCGTCCTGACGGGTGCCGGGCAGGCCGGAGCCGCGGCCCCCGACGGCACGCTGACCGTCGAGGTACTGCGGGACTTCTTCGGCACCGGCGTGATCAACGCGACGATGGATGTGCCTCAGCGGGGAATGCGGGTCGACGTCACCGACCCCGCGGGCAATCGTGTCACCGGTGTCACGGATGTCACCGGAAGGGTCGTGGTGCCGCCGTCGAGCAGGCTGACCGGCGGCCGGTACCGGGTCGACGTCACCGTCCCGGGAACCTACCGTCATCTGCGGGCGGCGCCCGCCTCGACCGCGCCGAACCACTTCGACAGTTTCACCTCGTTCGTGGACGTCTCGGACGGCAAGGACGATTCGGTGACCACCGGGGTCTGGAACCCGGCCGACTACGCACTGCCCGAATCCCGCTACTTCGTGCCGATCCAGAGCGGCGCGGGCGGGACGGACACCCGGGCACTGGTGGCCTTCGGGACGGAAGCCCGGGGCACCTGTCCCGCGCAGGAGGCGTGTCCGGAGGTCCTCAACACGCAGGACCAGGTGGGCACGACCTACGGACTGGCCTACGACCGCTACCGCGAGCAGCTGTTCCAGTCGGCGTTCGCCCGGCGGTTCACCGAGTACGGGCCGAAGGGCGGTAACGCGATCTACATCACGCCGGCCGACGGCGGAGGTGCCCCGACGCTGTTCGCTACGGTGCCGGGCGCCACGGAGACACCGCACGACACGAACAATCTGATCAAGGACGCAGGGTTCACCGACGCACCGGGCAAGGAGAGCATCGGCGGCCTGGCCCTCTCGGAGGACGGCTCGACCCTGTGGGCGGTGAATCTGCTCACCCGTAGCCTGGTCGGTTTCGACGCGACCGGAGCCACCGCCTCGGCGCCCGAGAAGACCGTACGGATCCCCGATCCCGGCTGCACCTCGGACGGGGACTGGCGTCCGTTCAGCGTGGCAGCCCACGACGGCAAGCTGTATGTCGGGGGTGTGTGCAGCGCGGAGAGCACAGGGAAGCGTGCGGACCTGAAGGCCGTCGTCGCGACTTATGACGGCGAGGACTTCACCACCGTGCTGTCCCAGCGGCTGGACTTCGAGCGCGGGAGTGTGCTCACCGGCCGTCCCGAGGAACAGGGCAGGTACTGGAACCCGTGGAACACCGATCTGGCGGACTGGGACAGCTTCAGCGCCGGCGGACCGATGATCAACCCGCAGCCGGCGCTGGCGAGTATGGCCTTCGCCCGCGACGGCTCGCTGATTCTCGGCTTCCGTGACCGGTTCATGGACGTCGTGAGCTGGGGCGGGCTGGACCCGAGGCCGGGCAGGGACACACCGCAGAACGGCATGTCCGGCGGTGACATCAACATGGCCTGCGCCAAGCCCACCGGCGGATACGACTGGGAAGGCACCGGAATCTGCCCCGACCACGCCACGGACCCGACCCTTGACGGGGTCCAGCCCGGCAGCGTCGTCGAGTACTTCCCGGGTGACTTCTTCCCGAACGGCGGCTCCGCGACCCGGCCCGGGCCGCACCAGGAGTCCGCGCTGGGGTCGGTCGCCTACATCCCGCAGCAGCAGTGGATCGTCAGCACCCAGATGGACCCGACCGGCCGGGTCATCACCAACGGAACCGGCTACTACAACGTCGCCACCGGCCTCGGCCCCGGCAACGACCCGGTCAACAACGCGTACGAGTTCATCGGGCCGAACCAGAACGGGTTCGGCAAGGCCGGTGGCCTCGGCGACATCGCGTACGCCGCGGCGAACGCACCGATCCAGATCGGCAATGTGGTGTGGTACGACGGTGACCGCAACGGCCTCCAGGATCCGGGGCATGTGCTGCTGCCGGGTGCGACGATCAGCCTCCTGGACGCCGAAGGCGACGAGGTCGCCACGACCACGACCAATGACGCCGGCGAGTACTACTTCGGCGGGGTCGGCGCGGACTACGAGCTGAAACCGGGCGCCAAGTACACCGTGCAGTTCGACGTGTGTACGGCGGACACCAGCAAGGTGCCGGGCCAACCCGCCGCCACCGACCTGCGGTTCACTCTGCCGCGCGCCGGTGACGACCGGGTGCACGACTCCAATGTGACCCCGCCGACCAGCGGCCGGCTCTGCAACGGGTACGCCCCGGTCACCGCGCCGGCCACGCCAGGAGGGGTCGATCACACGATCGACGCCGGTGTGCACATCCCGAAGCCGGTATCGCCGACACCGACACCGTCCGCAACCCCGTCCCCGACGCCGTCCGCGACACCGACACCGCCCGCGACGCCGTCCCCGTCGCAGTCGGCGGGCCCGGCACCGTCCGGGCGGACACCGCAGGGTTCCCTCGGCCGGACCGGTATGGCCGGTCTCGGAGGCATTCTCGCCGTCGCCGTCGTGCTGCTCGGCGCGGGTGCGGCAGCGGTCGTCGTCACCCGTCAGCGGCGGGCAAGGCACCGCTGA
- a CDS encoding Dyp-type peroxidase, whose protein sequence is MHRADHPPSRRAFLDVTGATVAAGLLAGCSGDSARPAPSASPTSAPVPGTGRHQSGVTLPRTAQPHLLALVADLGSSVAPGPLLAELGEAVRTLGAGSDPRLLGLSPGDMTVTIGVGPRLVRAAGAALPGAADLPRFSRERVAPPSRGGDLLIQICAGDALLLPAAAAALLDQAGDRVRERWRQFGRRGSEVPVAEGRSAPRNLLGFIDGIVGPHTTAEQERDLWLAGPPAVAGGTLAVLRRMEFDLTRFAALSVAEQEAVFGRRRASGVPLSGGSVASAPGLGAKTPDGRYLVPVDAHVRRANPTVVGVGHMLRRSYSIDHPSPGLLFISFQNDLRTFTATLSRMDSSDALLPFTTTTASATFLILPGYGPRRPLGSSLFG, encoded by the coding sequence ATGCATCGCGCCGATCACCCCCCGTCGCGCCGCGCGTTCCTCGATGTCACCGGCGCCACGGTGGCCGCCGGTCTCCTCGCCGGGTGCTCGGGGGACTCCGCCCGGCCCGCCCCTTCCGCGTCGCCCACGTCCGCGCCGGTCCCGGGGACGGGACGGCATCAGTCGGGCGTGACGCTTCCCCGGACGGCCCAGCCCCACCTGCTGGCCCTGGTGGCCGACCTCGGCTCCTCGGTGGCGCCCGGCCCGTTGCTGGCCGAACTCGGCGAGGCCGTCCGCACTCTCGGCGCCGGGTCCGACCCGCGGCTCCTGGGACTGTCCCCGGGCGATATGACCGTGACCATCGGCGTGGGTCCACGGCTGGTACGGGCGGCCGGCGCCGCGCTGCCCGGCGCGGCCGACCTGCCGCGGTTCTCCCGCGAGCGGGTGGCCCCGCCGTCGCGCGGCGGTGATCTGCTGATACAGATCTGCGCCGGCGACGCCCTGCTCCTACCGGCCGCCGCCGCCGCGCTCCTGGACCAGGCCGGCGACCGTGTCCGGGAGCGCTGGCGGCAGTTCGGACGCCGCGGTTCCGAGGTACCCGTGGCCGAGGGCCGCTCCGCACCGCGCAACCTGCTCGGTTTCATCGACGGCATCGTGGGCCCGCACACCACCGCCGAACAGGAACGTGACCTGTGGCTGGCCGGACCCCCCGCGGTCGCCGGCGGCACCCTGGCCGTACTACGGCGCATGGAATTCGACCTGACGCGGTTCGCCGCGCTGTCGGTCGCCGAGCAGGAGGCGGTCTTCGGACGGCGCCGGGCCAGTGGCGTACCCCTCTCCGGCGGCAGCGTCGCCTCGGCCCCCGGACTCGGCGCCAAGACGCCCGACGGGCGCTACCTCGTACCCGTGGACGCCCATGTGCGCAGGGCGAATCCCACCGTGGTCGGCGTCGGCCATATGCTCCGCCGTTCCTACAGCATCGACCATCCCTCGCCCGGCCTGCTCTTCATCAGCTTCCAGAACGACCTGCGGACCTTCACGGCCACGCTCAGCCGTATGGACTCCTCCGACGCGCTGCTGCCCTTCACCACGACGACCGCCAGCGCGACCTTCCTGATCCTCCCCGGCTACGGCCCGCGTCGCCCGCTCGGTTCCTCATTGTTCGGCTGA
- a CDS encoding right-handed parallel beta-helix repeat-containing protein, translated as MSRLALRMMTAALGALTLVTGCSDGGGGGGDGSGEGRRPDGARVTIRVPGDAPTISDAVSLARPGDLVLVAPGVYRESVRINTERITLRGESRAGVVIDGQVRRPNGVVVTAPGVAVENLTVRNNTHNGVLVTGSAAAVTGLPGSGGYDTGDEPVRLLKSFSVSHVTATRNGLYGIYAFSAQNGVIERSYTSGGADSGIYVGQCRPCRIVVRDNVSELNAVGYEGTNAGGDMYVVGNRLVGNRVGLTTNSDHQEKLLPQRDAVFAGNLIADNQQRQTPVQADGGWGIGIGVDGGSDNRFIRNRVTGNTNAGLVITATADLTADRNRITDNTFTANGIDVGWTFPTATRGQGNCLERNVLRTTVPAGLASIASCPVAATSPTPSGGWRGPAAPAGIPFTEVATPGPQPEFPGVGTVGATAVPDVPALPVIAEIALPSPSLLADGARVRTS; from the coding sequence ATGTCTCGATTAGCTCTTCGCATGATGACGGCTGCCCTGGGCGCACTGACACTGGTGACCGGCTGTAGCGACGGTGGCGGCGGGGGCGGCGACGGATCGGGCGAGGGCCGAAGGCCGGACGGCGCGCGGGTCACGATCCGGGTGCCCGGCGACGCCCCGACCATCTCGGATGCGGTGTCCCTGGCCCGGCCTGGTGACCTGGTCCTCGTGGCTCCGGGTGTCTACCGCGAGTCGGTACGGATCAACACGGAGCGCATCACTCTGCGGGGCGAGTCCCGGGCCGGGGTGGTCATCGACGGGCAGGTGCGGCGGCCGAACGGTGTGGTCGTCACGGCGCCCGGGGTGGCCGTGGAGAACCTGACCGTGCGGAACAACACGCACAACGGAGTACTGGTCACCGGTTCCGCGGCGGCGGTCACCGGGCTGCCGGGGAGTGGCGGCTACGACACCGGCGACGAACCCGTCCGCCTCCTGAAGTCGTTCTCGGTATCGCATGTGACGGCGACCCGTAACGGCCTCTACGGCATCTACGCGTTCTCCGCGCAGAACGGGGTCATCGAACGCTCGTACACCTCGGGCGGGGCCGACTCGGGTATCTACGTCGGCCAGTGCAGACCATGCCGGATCGTGGTGCGGGACAACGTCTCCGAACTCAACGCGGTCGGTTACGAGGGCACCAACGCGGGCGGTGACATGTATGTGGTCGGCAACCGTCTGGTCGGCAACCGGGTCGGGCTGACCACCAACTCCGACCATCAGGAGAAGCTGCTCCCGCAGCGCGACGCCGTCTTCGCGGGCAACCTGATCGCGGACAACCAGCAGCGGCAGACCCCCGTACAGGCCGACGGCGGCTGGGGCATCGGCATCGGCGTCGACGGCGGCAGCGACAACCGGTTCATCCGCAACCGGGTCACCGGCAACACCAACGCCGGGCTCGTGATCACCGCGACCGCCGATCTGACGGCGGACCGCAACCGGATCACGGACAACACCTTCACCGCCAACGGCATCGACGTCGGCTGGACGTTCCCCACCGCCACCCGGGGGCAGGGCAACTGCCTGGAAAGGAACGTCCTTCGAACGACTGTGCCCGCGGGGCTCGCGTCGATCGCGTCCTGCCCGGTCGCCGCCACGTCACCCACGCCCTCCGGCGGCTGGCGGGGCCCGGCGGCGCCCGCGGGCATCCCCTTCACGGAGGTGGCCACGCCCGGCCCCCAGCCCGAGTTCCCGGGGGTCGGCACGGTCGGCGCCACCGCTGTGCCGGACGTACCGGCGCTACCGGTCATCGCGGAGATCGCGCTGCCGTCGCCGTCGCTGCTCGCCGACGGCGCGCGGGTGCGGACCTCATGA